One Brachyspira suanatina DNA segment encodes these proteins:
- a CDS encoding toxic anion resistance protein, translated as MENNNLENNQHPNNIQDQNIVNAQPMQQNAMPNNMQGQNFVNTQPVQQNVMPNNMQGQNFVNVQPVQQNAMPVNMQGQNFVNTQNYQPQNSAQQVLNDMNSVSNGQFTPEDLAKINQLSNSINLQDSVSIMSYGSAAQNKMIQFSENTLSNVMNKDLGEVGEAITDVITELKGFDIENETKGKGLFGFFKKAANNITKLKAKYTSVEANIDSIVKNLEAHQRNLLKDISILDQMYNYNLEYLKELEIYIEAGKQKLNHLMANEIPALESKAIASNTAEDAQMARDFKDLANRFEKRIHDLELTKTISIQTIPQIRLVQNNNVIMTEKIQSTITNTIPLWKNQMVLAIGLHHSNEAAKAQRAVTDTTNELLRKNADMLKTSTIETAKESERGIVDIETLKHTNQQLISTLDEVIKIQTEGREKRRAAEIELRNIENELKAKILNVSRE; from the coding sequence TAATCAACATCCTAATAATATTCAAGACCAAAATATTGTAAATGCTCAGCCTATGCAGCAAAATGCAATGCCTAACAATATGCAGGGACAGAATTTTGTAAATACTCAGCCGGTACAGCAAAATGTAATGCCTAACAATATGCAGGGACAGAATTTCGTAAATGTTCAGCCTGTGCAGCAAAATGCAATGCCTGTTAATATGCAGGGGCAAAACTTTGTGAATACACAAAATTATCAGCCTCAGAATTCAGCACAGCAAGTATTAAATGATATGAACAGCGTTTCAAATGGACAATTTACACCTGAAGATTTGGCAAAAATAAATCAATTATCAAATAGTATTAATTTACAGGATTCCGTATCTATAATGTCTTATGGATCAGCAGCTCAAAATAAAATGATACAGTTTTCTGAAAATACTTTAAGTAATGTTATGAATAAAGATTTAGGTGAAGTAGGAGAGGCTATTACTGATGTTATAACAGAACTTAAAGGTTTTGATATAGAAAATGAAACTAAAGGAAAAGGTTTATTCGGATTCTTCAAGAAAGCTGCTAATAATATTACTAAATTAAAAGCTAAATATACTAGTGTAGAAGCTAATATTGATAGTATTGTAAAAAATCTAGAAGCACATCAAAGAAATCTTCTAAAAGACATAAGTATTTTAGATCAAATGTATAATTATAATCTGGAATATTTAAAAGAACTTGAAATTTATATAGAGGCAGGAAAACAGAAACTTAATCATTTAATGGCTAATGAAATACCTGCTTTAGAATCAAAGGCTATTGCAAGTAATACCGCTGAAGATGCACAAATGGCTAGAGATTTTAAAGATTTGGCTAATAGATTTGAAAAAAGAATACATGATTTAGAGCTTACAAAGACAATTTCTATACAGACAATACCTCAAATACGTTTGGTTCAGAATAATAATGTTATAATGACAGAAAAAATTCAATCAACTATAACAAATACAATACCTCTTTGGAAGAATCAGATGGTTCTTGCTATAGGACTTCATCATTCCAATGAGGCAGCAAAAGCACAGAGAGCCGTTACTGATACTACAAATGAGTTGTTAAGAAAGAATGCTGATATGCTTAAAACTTCTACTATAGAAACAGCTAAAGAATCAGAAAGAGGAATAGTTGATATTGAAACTTTAAAACATACAAATCAGCAGTTAATATCTACCTTAGATGAGGTTATAAAAATACAGACTGAAGGCAGAGAAAAGAGAAGAGCTGCAGAGATAGAACTTAGAAATATAGAAAATGAACTCAAAGCAAAAATATTGAATGTATCTAGAGAATAA